The Microlunatus soli genome contains the following window.
ATGGTGGTGACGTCCCTGCCGTCGAACTCCAGCAGCCCCTCGGTGGTCGGCAGCAGCCGCAGCACCATCCGGGCCAGCGTCGACTTGCCCGAGCCGCTCTCGCCGACGACGGTGGTGATCTGGCCCTGACCCAGGGAGAAATTGACCTTCTTGACCGCCTCCACCAGATGTTTCCCACGCCCGAAGTTGCGGGTCACACCGGTGCCGCGGAAGAGCACGGTCGGCTCGGTCATCGTGCCACCCCCGAATCCGTGCTGAGCGACTCGGTGCCGAGCAGTCGATCATGATCATCGGGCTCCTGGCCTGCAGCGTGCTGGGGACTGATCATGGTCGGCTCCTCGATCGGGATCACCCGGTCGGTCGGCACGGTCTCGCCGGGATGTTCGGCCGACCAGAAGCAGGCCGAGAAGCGCAGTTCGTCGCCGACCTGCGGAGGCTGTTTCGTCCGGCAGGCGTCGGTGGCCAACCCGCACCGTGGGTGGAAGCGACAGCCGTCCGGTGGATGCAGCAGGTTCGGCGGTGACCCCGGGATCCCCTTGACCCGCTTGCGCCGGAACGACGGTTCGGGCACCAGCACCGAATTCAACAGGGCAGCGGAGTACGGATGTCGGGGAGCGGTCGCGATCTCCTCGGCATCGCCGATCTCGGCGATCTTGCCGGCATACATCACCGCGATCCGGTCCGACACCGTCCGCAGCACCGGCAGGTCATGGGTGATGAACACCACGCCGGACATGATCTTGTTCTCCAACATCTGCAGCAGCATGTCGATCAGGGCCTTCTGGCTGGACACGTCCAGCGCCGAGGTCGGCTCGTCGGCGATCAGCAGCCGCGGAT
Protein-coding sequences here:
- a CDS encoding ABC transporter ATP-binding protein, whose protein sequence is MTRLLEARGLEAAYYTPDGSRVVAVDDVSLEINDGEVLGIAGESGCGKSTLGAILSLTARDPLRVEQGTLIVDGQQQVLGPRSRVPRTWRGSVVSLLPQGAMNSISPTMRVRDLVFDVMRAHDRGVKRSDALDRARDRFAELDLPVRALDAYPHQLSGGMKQRVVTVVSTLLNPRLLIADEPTSALDVSSQKALIDMLLQMLENKIMSGVVFITHDLPVLRTVSDRIAVMYAGKIAEIGDAEEIATAPRHPYSAALLNSVLVPEPSFRRKRVKGIPGSPPNLLHPPDGCRFHPRCGLATDACRTKQPPQVGDELRFSACFWSAEHPGETVPTDRVIPIEEPTMISPQHAAGQEPDDHDRLLGTESLSTDSGVAR